CTCGCAGCCTCCTTTGGGGTGTTTTAATCGCGCCCTGATGGAAAGAAAAGAGTCACAAAAGTGTTTTCTGGCCCGTTTCACCCTCTTTGTGTCCGACTGGCCATGCAGCAGCCCGGAGGACCATCAATAGAGAGACTTTCCACAACAATATATTTTACTGCCCTGTCCTTTCAGCGATCCTCTGCTATTCAGATGGAAACAGCTCTGATTGGGAAAACTATGCAAAACCACAGAGTGTGTTACCCTGCACAGAGGAGACATGTGTGGGaaagaccggggctagttgtcacacaaaGCGCCCAGCAGCAAAAGCTTGTACTCTAAAATAAATGCgttgttttaacccaactttGGATGTGGACTAACCCAACAttgtgaatgcattttaaattacactttaaacacAAAAGTTAGGCTAGTTCacatttgacccaaagttgggctGAAaccacaaagtattttttttagagtttacattgatttttacaaaaagtatttaaatttatgtctacaaattattaatattaaaatatttgtgtataaatacatttcagaatCAGAGAGGCTGAATTTGAGTAGTTGACATGACATACTGCatctaaaatggttttaaaaacatCTATTTCTAATTGTTGCATGAATGCtatgcatgcattttaatttagAGAATACAAGGTAATTAAATTGTCATAATGCATACCTGATAAACTCTAGAACAGATAAaaagtgattaataaaaaaaaccttaaggcaagacaccacaggtgaacagagaaaaaaaagaaattgagaaaATAGCTTTTTAACTGTAATTGTTTTGTCGCTGAAATCTACagacacaaatagataaagtgtatTTTGTAGGTTTTCTTTCTACAAGTCTGAAACAACGTATTAGAAAAAgacaaataactaaaaaaaaaaccatcaatgcatgagaaaatgcatttatatgaacTCAGTGTTTGTTTGCAAAATGCTTATTTGTTATTTCATCTATTGACTCCTGTCTCCATCTAGCGGTCGGACACGGTACTGCGGATTAAATTACGTCACAGGCATCACCATCtgtgtacaaatatatttattacagtttcaACAGTCAAAAATCAGCAAGGTCTGGAAATTACAGAAGaataattacataaatgcatTACATTGGTAATTACGTTACTTATGCAGTCCAGAGCAGAAACAGCTATCAAAGGCATAAGTACAACAAACGACAAAATACTTTCTTGccattaataaagaaataaatatctaGAGTGATAAATAAGATTAACAGGAATTCCAGTACAAGCCTTCACATTAATTGGCTACCAGCTCTGTCCTGTAGATCAGAGATGGAAAtattgctttgtttacagcttatataaaaaacaaacaaataatcccTGCATGTCTTCACTGGAGCAGACACAGAATCAGAATAAAACCCTTCCTCCAGACGCTCACCTCAAACCATTATTACGAGTCTCCAAAAGAGGGAACAACCAGAAAGAAAAGGGTCGACATCTGCATCACGACGACACCAAACCACCtgcacaaaacagcaccactcaatgaaaggtcaaaggtcaagggtCAATGTGAAGGTGTGTGTGGATGTTAAAGGGAATCTGGGTTCTACCTCCATTCCTGCTTCAATAAGCCCTTCGAGACTATCGCTGTAATAAACACCTTCAGACATATGTGATGAAACAAcgtcacatttcaccccaaagTCAAATAACAAAGAAATTATTCTTGCAGAACGGACGGGAAGGctattttaggaccattaaagggatagttcacccccaaaaaaataaaacggtgtcattatttactcaatatCAGGAATATTGATAAGCAAAAAGTTGCCGGCAGCCATTGCCTTCCATTGAGTGAGAAGAAATACTGTGGAAGTCGATGGGTACCGGGAACTGTTTGCTTTTCAATATTCCTCACAATTTGTTTGGAGCAAcacaagggtgaataaatgacagaattataattttaaggctgaactatacctttaagattAATCATTTGTGCAAAATAGAATTTTTTCATGGTGAAATGTGACCCGAggatgtttttgtgagattctgGTATATCTGATGAAACACACGTGACATTTAAACTACTAAAACAATATCAgcatcataaaacaaacaatgccTTACACGTCACACCggatatatgcgtgtgtgtgtgtgtgtgagagagagagagagagagagagagagtgtgtgtgtgtgtgtgagagagagagagagagagagagagagagagtgtgtgtgtgtgtgtgtgagagagagagagagagagagtgtgtgaaagagagagagtgtgtgtgtgtgtgagagagagagtgtgtgtgtgtgtgtgtgagagagagtgtgtgtgtgtgtgtgagaaagagtgtgtgtgtgtgtgtgtgtgagtgagagagagagagagagagtgtgtgtgtgtgtgagagagagagagagagtgtgtgtgtgtgtgtgtgagagagagagagagagagagtgtgtgaaagagagagagtgtgtgtgtgtgtgagagagagagtgtgtgtgtgtgtgtgtgagagagagtgtgtgtgtgtgtgtgagagagagagagagtgtgtgtgtgtgtgtgtgtgtgtgtgagtgagagagagagagagagagtgtgtgtgtgtgtgtgtgtgtgtgtgtgagagagagagagagtgtgtgtgtgtgtgagagagagagagagtgtgtgaaagagagagagagagcgtgtgtgtgtgtgtgtgtgtgtgtgagcgagtgagtgtgtgtgtgtgagcgagtgagtaagtgtgtgtgtgtgtgtgtgtgcatcagtgtgtgtgtgtgtgtgtgagcgagtgagtgagtgagtgtgtgtgtgtgtgtgtatcggtgtgagcgtgtgtgtgtgtgtgtgtgtgtgtgtgtgtgtgagcgagtgagtgagtgtgtgtgtgtgtccaggtgtGAGGATGCAGTGAGATCACATGACGCAGCACTTCTCCGCGGAGCTCTTCAGGTCCTCCAGTGTGGCCTGAGCTTTGTCCTTCAGGTGACCCATGTCCACGTTCTGGATGTTGGTCAGGTGACCCAGAACGGACTGCTTCTGTTCCTCCTCCTGGTTGTCTTCGGCGATCATCTTGGCCAGTTCTGTGGGGAGCTCGACGTCGTCCGCTGCCGCCTGGATCTGAGTCTCGTCCAGCTCGTTCTGAGACACAAAACAAGGACATGTgtgtctttacatttacaatcACTCTTGTAATCATCTTGTATTGTGGATgcgattattatttaaatttaaatcatcATAAATTCAATTCAGTGCATCGATTACTATGCAtaaacatttcacaataaaaatatatatttttaattatttgcgtTGCATTTTTTCTAATGAGTACTCGAaaattggttatttatttatgatttaaaaaatattttagatcaaAATCAACAGATTAAATACACTACATCAAATGCTacaattatataaacattttcaaatttagaTAATATTCAATTCATATCTTTACATTgatatttatttgatgtattgaTGCAATGATAATTAAATTGTATTCTCATCACACTACATCATTTTGGGAAATGGGTTATTAATcaggataaaaataattaataatacaatatatattttttaatttaataaaattaaaataatacagaaaatattgCCATGATGCATAATCattttgcaattaaaatatatatattttttttacagcaataaaaatttaaaataattctcaTTACAGTAAAGTACACTAATGAGTTTTGTGGAATAGGTCATTAATtatgataaaaacaaataataattatttaaattaaaattagcaAATTAAATGACCAACATAAAGTATTACCATGATGTATGATGAGTTACAACTCAATAAAAATCATTACAGAATACTACAAAGTATTGAAAAATGGCTTATTAATtgtgataaaaaattatattacaatgcaaaaataataagaagGCTTCAGTATCTTAATGcacaatatattttctttttagggCGGTGAAATGTGACCGTTCCTGTGTGATTGTGCGCTGTAAGTGCACTTGATAAGTTTTAATGATAACCTgatgacagacacagagagactgaTCAACCTTTACCTTCGGCAACCTGTACTTGTCTCTAAAGTGAGACCTGACTGTCGCCCTCTCCGCCTTCTTCTGGGCAAA
This sequence is a window from Carassius auratus strain Wakin chromosome 43, ASM336829v1, whole genome shotgun sequence. Protein-coding genes within it:
- the LOC113061247 gene encoding complexin-3-like produces the protein MAFMVKHVVGGQLKNLTGGLKEDKSDGDKSDAGAKGMTQEEFEQYQQQLEEEKQERDASFAQKKAERATVRSHFRDKYRLPKNELDETQIQAAADDVELPTELAKMIAEDNQEEEQKQSVLGHLTNIQNVDMGHLKDKAQATLEDLKSSAEKCCVM